From the genome of Fibrobacter sp.:
AAGGTTTCTCCGGCTTCCACCTTCGTGACCGGCGACGATGAGCTCCAGGAAATGGTGCTCTCCCTGGTGCTGGTGGCCCGCGACAACCTCGATACCCTGACCCGCACCATGGAAAAGGAAATCGACAAGGTCACCAAGGGCGACGAACTCAAGCCCGGCGTTCTCAAGAGCGTCAAGGTCTATATCGCCAAGAAGCGCTGCCTCTCCATCGGTGACAAGATGGCCGGTCGTCATGGTAACAAGGGCGTGGTCTCCAAGATCGTGCCTGTCGAAGACATGCCGTTCACCGAAGACGGTCGCCCCCTCCAGATTCTTCTGAACCCCCTGGGCGTGCCTTCTCGTATGAACATCGGTCAGGTGCTCGAAGTCCACTTGGGCTGGGCTGCAAAGACCCTCGGCTTCAAGGTTTCGACCCCCGTGTTCGACGGTGCCAAGTTCGAAGACATCTGCAAGGAACTGGAAAAGGCTTACCAGAAGAACCCCATTGTCAACTACGAAATGGATCCGGACAACAACAAGATTATCGGTAAGGCCAAGCTCTATGACGGCCGCACCGGTGAAGCCTTCTTGAACCCGGTCACCATCGGTTACATGTACTACCTGAAACTCGGTCACTTGGTGGACGACAAGATCCACGCCCGTTCTATCGGTAGCTACGCCCTCGTGACGCAGCAGCCTCTGGGCGGTAAGAGCCAGTTCGGTGGCCAGCGCTTCGGTGAAATGGAAGTGTGGGCTATGGAAGCTTACGGTGCCGCTTACACCCTGCAGGAACTGTTGACGGTCAAGTCCGACGACGTGACGGGACGTTCCATGGTGTACGACGCCATCGTCCACGGCAAGAACACTCCGAAGCCGGGTATCCCCGAATCCTTCAACGTGATGATTCGCGAAGTTCATTCTTTGGGTCTTGACATCGAGACCACTGGAGATAGGTAATATGTCTGAAGAAATGATTGAACAGACTGAAAATACTGGCGATATTTCCATACATCTCGCCGCTCCGGACCTGATCCGTTATTGGTCGTATGGTGAAGTGACCAAGCCGGAAACCATCAACTACCGCTCCTTCAAGCCCGAACGCGACGGTCTTTTCTGCGAAAAGATTTTCGGACCTGTCAAGAACTGGGAATGTAACTGCGGCAAGTTCAAGCGCGTGCGCTACAAGGGCGTTATCTGCGACCGTTGCGGCGTGGAAGTGACCCACTCCAAGGTGCGTCGCGAACGCATGGGTCATATCGAGCTCTCCATTCCTCTGGCCCACACCTGGTTCGTGAAAAACCAGCCCTGTGTCATCGGTGCTCTTTTGAACCTGAACACCAAGGACCTGGAACACGTCATTTACTACGAAAAGTACGTGGTGATCGACCCGGGTGACACCGACCTGGAAGAACGTTCCCTCATCGACGAAACCCAGTATCAGGACCTGGTTGCCGAAGGCCGTAAGTTTGACGCCAAGATGGGCGCTTCTGCCATCAAGCAGTTGCTGGACCGCCTTGACCTGACCAAGCTTTCCGAAGAACTCCGCCTGCAGGCCACCTCCAAGTCCAAGACCAAGCGCGACGAATCCGTAAAGCGCTTAAAGATTGTGGAAGCTTTCAAGAAATCCCAGATGGAAAGCTTCCGTAGCTACTACAACAACCCCGATGGCTCCAGGGATTCTGGCAAGGCTTGGCTCAAGGGCCTCGCCGAGGCCGTGGCCGAATTCAAGGCCGACTACGAATCCAAGCACGACAATTTTGTGCTGGCCGACGCCTACGAGGAATTCCGCAGCAAGTACAAGAACGAAGCCAAGTTGCTGGCCAACCAGCCTTCTTGGATGATTCTCGACGTGCTTCCGGTGATTCCGCCTGATCTGCGTCCCCTGGTTCCGCTGGAAGGCGGCCGTTTTGCCACCTCCGACCTGAACGAGCTTTACCGCCGTGTCATCAACCGTAACAACCGCTTGAAAAAGTTGATCGACATCCGTGCTCCTAACGTGATTTTGTGCAACGAAAAGCGCATGCTGCAAGAGGCCGTGGACCAGCTGTTCGACAGCGGTCGCCGCAGTGCCCGTGCAGGTGGCGCCCGTCCGCTGAAGAGCCTCGCCGAACTGTTGAAGGGTAAGCAGGGCCGCTTCCGTATGAACCTTCTCGGTAAGCGTGTGGACTACTCCGGCCGTTCCGTCATTGTGGTGGGCCCGGAACTGAAGATGCACCAGTGCGGTCTTCCGAAGCGCATGGCTTTGGAACTGTACAAGCCCTTTATTATCCAGCGCCTTGAAGAAGACGGTATCGTCTATACCCTCAAGTCCGCCAAGAAGTACGTGGACGCCGAACGCCCCGAAGTGTGGGATATTCTCGAAGAAATCATCGAGGACCACCCGGTGATGCTGAACCGCGCCCCGACGCTGCACCGCTTGGGTATCCAGGCCTTCTATCCGAAACTGATCGAAGGTAATGCCATCCGCCTGCACCCCCTCGTCTGTACCGCTTTCAACGCGGACTTCGATGGTGACCAGATGGCCGTGCACCTCCCGCTGTCTTTCGAGACCCAGCTGGAATGCCGCGTGCTCATGCTTTCTTCCAACAACATCCTGCACCCCGCTTCCGGTCAGCCTATCGCTGTGCCGGGCCAGGACATCGTGCTCGGTCTGTACTATCTGACCAAGCCCCGTCCGGGTCGCAAGGGCGAAGGCATGCACTTCTACGACCCCGCCGAAGCTGTTCGTGCTTACGAAAACGGTGTCGTCGATCTGAACGCCATCGTTTACCTGCGTCTCCCCGCCGGTCGCAAGATTTACATGGGCGCCCTGGAAAAGGATGCCGTGTGCCTGCGTGAAAGCGCCGACGACAATGGCAATATCGAAGTCTCCGTCAAGGCCGGTGAAAAGATTAAGTTCCTCACCCTGACAGACGTGAACGTGATCAAGACCACTGTCGGCCGTATCATCTTTAACGAATTTGTTCCCAAGGAGCTGGGCTACGCCAACGAAACCTTCGGCAAGAAGGTGATTGCGAAGTCCATCGACGATCTGTACCGCCGTACCGGTAACCGCGTGACCGTAGATTACCTGGACGACCTGAAGGCCAACGGTTACCAGTGGGCAACCCGCGCCGGTTCCTCTGTGGCTATCGCCGAAATGGTGATTCCTGAAGAGAAGCAGGCCATGCTGGATGCCGCCACCGAAAAGGTGAACCAGATCCGTGGCCTCTACGAAGACGGTGTGATTACCGACGGCGAACGCTATAACCAGATTATTGACGTGTGGTCCCGCACCACGACGGATGTGGCCAACAAGCAGTGGGATTTGCTTTCCCGCGACCGTGACGGTTTCAACCCCGTCTACATGATGGCCGACTCCGGTGCTCGTGGTAGCCGTGAACAGATTAAGCAGCTGTCCGGTATGCGCGGCCTGATGCAGAAGCCTATCAAGCAGCTGGGCGGTCAGGAAGTTATCGAGAACCCGATTAAGTCCTGCTTCCGCGAAGGCCTGAACGTGATGGAATACTTCATTTCGTCTCACGGTGCCCGTAAGGGTCTGGCCGATACCGCTCTGAAGACTGCTGACGCCGGTTACCTTACCCGCCGTCTCGTGGACGTGGGTCAGGACCTGGTGGTTACTGAAGCTGATTGCGGCACTACCCAGGGTATCGAAGTCTCCGCCTTCAAGGACGGTGACGATACCGTGATTCCTCTGGAAGAACGTCTGCTGGGTCGTGCTCCGATTGAAGATATCAAGCACCCCGTGACCGGCGAAGTGATTGTGAAAGCCGGTGAACTGGTGACCGAACGCGACCTGCCGAAGATCAGCGCTTCCGGTCTGGAACACATCACCATGCGCTCCGTGCTTACTTGCGAATCTCGCACCGGTGTCTGCGCCAAGTGCTATGGCCGTATGCTTGCCTCTGGTCGTCCTGTTGACCTGGGCGAGGCCGTGGGTGTGCTTGCCGCTCAGTCTATCGGTGAACCGGGTACTCAGCTTACGTTGCGTACCTTCCACATCGGTGGTGCATCTTCCCGTCTGACTGTTGAAAACAACAAGAAGGCGACTGTGGATGGCCGAGTGGAACTGGAACAGGTGGAAACCGTTGATCACGAAGGCCAGAAGGTGGTGGTAAGCCGCATGGGCGAACTGGTGATCTTCGATACCACAGGTATTAACAAGGGTCGTTACCAGATTCCTTATGGCGCCATCTTGAAGGTCGCCAACAACGATTCTGTCCAGAAGGGACAGGAAATGTTCGAATGGGATCCGTATAACAGCCCCATTATCAGTAACGTGGCCGGTACCATCAAGTTCATGGACCTGGTGGAAAACGCTACGTTCCGCGTCGAAAAGGACGAAGTGACCGAAGTCGAAACCTGGATTGTCATTAGCGACAAGCGCGGCAAGCGCCGCCCCGCTATCAGCATCGTGGATGCGGGCAACAACAAGGTCGGTCACTTTATGCTTCCCGACGGAGCTATCTTGACTGTCAAGGACGGGGATTCCGTGACCATCGGTCAGACCGTGGCCAAGCTCCCCCGTGCCGCAGGTAAGACCCGCGATATTACCGGTGGTCTTCCCCGCGTGGCCGAACTCTTCGAAGCTCGCTGCCCGAAGAACAAGGCCTTTATCGCTCCTATGGACGGTCTCGTTTCTTACGGCGACGATGTCCGTGGAAACCAGAAGGTTATTATTCAGATGGACGACAAGAAGGAGGAAGTGCTGGTTCCCCATGGCGTGCATCTGGCGGTCAATGAAGGTGACCGTGTCCGTGCTGGTCAGAAGATTAGCGAAGGTAGCGTGGACCCCCACGATATCCTCGACGTTCTTGGACCCGAAGATGTCCAGCGCCATTTGGTGAACGAAATCCAGGCCGTTTATCGCCTGCAAGGTGTGGCTATCGCAGATAAGCACATCGAATGTATCGTGCGCCAGATGATGCGTAAGGTTCGCATCGAGGATTCCGGGGACTCTGAACTGCTTCCGGGCGAAGAAATCTCCAAGGCACGTCTTCGCGCCATCAACGACCAGTTGATTGCGGCTGGCAAGACGCCGGCGACCTTTACGCCGATGCTCCTTGGTATCACGAAGGCTTCCCTCGCGACAGACAGCTTCATCTCTGCCTGCTCGTTCCAGGAAACCACCAAGATCCTTACCCGCGCCTCCATCGAAGGAAGCGTGGACCCGCTCATGGGCCTTAAGGAAAACGTGATTATGGGTCGTCTGATTCCGTGCGGAACCGGTGCCCGCCACCTGAGGAACGTCCAGGTGGTCGATGCCGATGCCGAAATGGAAGAAAGGAAACGCTTGCAAGCGGTACAGGCCGAACACTACAGCACCGATAGCGCCATCCAGATGCTGGATAACGAAATCGGCATTTCCGACGAGGAAGAAGGCGAGTAATTCGGTCCAGTACTTGAAAACTTTGGAAAAAAAACTATATTTGCACTCCAAAATCTAGGAGATTAATAGTGCCTACTATTCAACAGCTCGTCCGTAACGGACGCGAACAAATCAGCAACAAGACCGCTTCCGTGGCCTTGAAGTCCTGCCCGCAAAAGCGTGGCGTCTGCACCCGTGTGTACACCAGCACCCCGAAGAAGCCGAACTCCGCTCTTCGTAAGATTGCCCGTGTGCGCTTGTCCAACAAGATGGAAGTGACCGCCTACATCCCTGGCGAAGGTCACAACCTTCAGGAACACTCCATCGTGCTCATCCGCGGTGGTCGTGTGAAGGACGTTCCCGGTGTCCGTTACCACATCATCCGTGGCGCCCTGGATACCCAGGCCGTCAATGGCCGTCAGAACGGCCGTTCCAAGTATGGTGTCAAGAAAAAAGGTGCCGCTCCGGCCAAGAAGTAAGGAAGTAGAATATGTCTAGAAGAAGAAAGGCTCTCCATCGCTCTATCCTCCCGGATCCGCGTTACAAGTCCACTCTCGTTACCGAACTGGTGGGCGTGGTGCTCAAGCAGGGCAAGAAGACCATCGCTGAACAGATTGTCTATACCGCTCTTGAAAAGCTCGGCCAGAAACTCGAAGGTCCCGAGACTCCTCTCGAGAAGTTCGAAATCTGCCTCGACAACATCAAGCCCAAGGTGGAAGTGAAGTCCCGCCGCGTGGGTGGTGCCAACTACCAGGTTCCTATGGAAGTTGCTCCGGACCGCGCCAAGGCTCTCGCTCTCCGCTGGCTCCTCGACGCTGCCCGTAGCCGCAACGAAGCCAACATGGCTGACCGCCTTGCTGCCGAACTCGTTGCTGCCAAGAACGGTGAAGGCAACGCTGTCCGCAAGAAGAACGACACGCACAAGATGGCCGAAGCCAACAAGGCATTCGCCCACTTCCGTTTCTAATTCTTGTTTAGCACAGAATTATCCTAGAGAAGGGCTCGCTGTAAACAGCGAGCCTTTTCTGTTGTTTTTAAATTTGAAAAAAACGCAGCTTATTATGAACTTCAAGAAACTTGTCATTGCGCGCACCCTCGGGTGCGTTGTAATCTCTTTCCTGCTGACCCTCGACGCCTGTGGCGACGATTCCAGCAGCAGTATCGGTGATGCTAAAGAGCTTGATGGAGCTTCGCAAGAGAATTTGGTCTGTCGGGCGGAATGTGAAAAAGGCAAGATAAGGGATAATCGTGATGGACATATTTATGGGACGGTTCGTATAGGGGAACAGGTTTGGCTTTCAGAAAATCTTGTCTTTAAGGCTCATAACAGTGGTTGCTTTGATAATGATGAAAAAAATTGTAGCCAATATGGACGGCTATATACTTGGGCGTCGGCTATGGGACGGACCGAAGATGAATGTGGTGTTGAAAAGCTTTGTAATCAAGTAGAAGAACCATATAGAGGTATTTGCCCTGAGGGTTTCCACATTCCGAGCGTTGCTGAGTTCGAACAATTGTCTAAATATGTACGCGATTGTGGTAAGTCGGGTAACCTCTTTTTGAGTTTAGCTCACAAATTAAACGCATCGTTGCAATATAATTCGAATGAGTATATAGATGAATTTTCATTCGGGGCTTTTTTAGGGGGATATGGATATCGTACTATGGACGATACGGCATCAACATTGTGGCCGTCCTATTTGAAATTTATGGACCAGACGATTTTTTGGACAATAGACCAACTAGGGACGCCCAAACCTAATGTATATGCGTGGATGTGGTACATGTTCGTCGATTCAATGGAATCTAAGTCGTCCTATGATCGCAAGGATGAAGGTTTTTCCATTAGGTGCTTGAAGGACTGAAGACGAAATTCCTATATTTACAGCACAAAAATTTTCACACTAAACCAAAAGGCTAAAAAATGGCTTCTAAAATTAAATCCGTTGTTGCCCGCCAGATTCTTGACTCTCGCGGCAATCCCTCTCTCGAAGTTGATGTTACCCTCGAAAACGGCGTGAAGGGTCACGCTGCTGTCCCGAGCGGTGCTTCTACCGGCGAACGCGAAGCTTGCGAACTCCGCGACGGCGACAAGAAGACCTACTGCGGCAAGGGCACGCTCACTGCTGTGAAGAACGTGAACACCAAGATCGCCAAGAAGATCATCGGCATGGACCCGGCCAAGCAGACCGAAGTCGACGACGCCATGATCGCTCTCGACGGCAACCGCATGCTCAAGAACACCCTCGGTGCAAACGCTATCCTCGGCGTTTCCATGGCAGTCTGCTGCGCCGCTGCTAACGACGCCAAGATGCCTCTCTACCAGTACATCGCCAAGCTCCATGGCACCAAGAAGCTCACGCTCCCCTGCCCGATGTGCAACGTGATTAACGGCGGTGCCCACTCTAGCGCTCCGATTGACTTCCAGGAATTCATGATCGCTCCGGTTGGCGCCAAGACGTTCTCCAAGGGCCTCCAGATGGTCACCGAAATCTTCCACGCCCTCAAGGCCGTGCTGAAGAAGGCCGGCTTCGACACCACCGTCGGTGACGAAGGTGGCTTTGCTCCTGGCGTCTCCATCAAGCCCGCCAAGAACAAGTTCGGTTACGAAATCACTGGCGTGATGACCCTCGAAAAGGCTCTCGACGCTCTCAAGGCTGCAACCACCAATGCCGGTTACAAGTTCGGTACCGACATCAAGATCGCTCTTGACGTTGCTTCTTCTGAATTCTGCGACAAGAACACCAAGAAGGGCAAGCCGGAAACCTACACCTTCAAGAAGAGCACCAAGAAGACTGTCAAGTCTGCCGATATGGTGAAGCTCTACGAAAAGCTCATCGACAAGTACTCCATCTTCTCCATTGAAGACGGTCTCGACGAAGCTGACTGGGCTGGCTGGAAGGTCATGACCGACAAGCTCGGTGGTAAGATCAACCTCGTGGGTGACGACCTGTTCGTTACCAACCCGACCATCTTCGACGAAGGCATCAAGGCCGGTATCGCTAACGCCATCCTCATCAAGGTGAACCAGGTGGGTTCCGTGTCCGAAACTCTCGCTGCCATCAAGCGCGCTCAGAACGAAGGCTATGCTCCCATCGTTTCTCACCGCTCTGGCGAAACCGAAGACACCTTCATTGCTGACCTCGCCGTCGGTACCGCCGCTGGCCAGATCAAGACTGGTTCTCTCTCCCGTACGGACCGCGTTTGCAAGTACAACCGTCTCCTCCGCATCGAAGAAGAACTCGGCAAGGCTGCCGTGTACGCCGGTGACCCGCGCAAGGCTTGCAAGGCCCCTGCTAAGAAGGCCGCTTGCAAGAAGTGTAAGTAAGGCGAGTGTCGCAGAAACAAGTTTACTTGTTTCTATGACCGAGCCGCACGAACTGCGCTACGAAGTGGCGCCAGTGCTGCAAGAAGTAATTTCTTAAACCAATAGAACTTACTGAAAGAGGCGTCCCTATCAGGGGACGCTTCTTTTTTTATCTTGGTGGCGGAAGGTTTCGTTTATGAAAAAAGTGGACATGTGGTACAAGGCTGAAGGTTACTGCGCCGTAGAAGATTTTGAACTGGCAAGCTACCTGCTGTTTGAAGCCGGAGTGGCGACCCTCGAGGAACTGGACCCGAAGGCCGATGGCCGTACGGACTTTTGTTTTTATACCGACGACAAGGCCGAGCGGGACCGCATTGTAGGGGAGTTCCCGCAGTACAACTGGACGCTCAGCGAGGAACCTGCCAAGGATTGGGACAAGTGGTGGCGGGACCGTGCGCAGCCTGTGTCCGTTTCTCCCCATCTGTGGGTGCGCCCGCCTTGGGTGGAATTTACGCCCGAAGACCCTGAGGCCGTTGTGCTGGAGCTGGAAGCGAAGACGGCCTTCGGTACAGGGGAACACGATACCACCAGCAGCTGCGCTGCCCTCATGGAATCGGTGAATTTCAAGGGAAAGACGGTTTTGGACATCGGTACGGGTACAGGGATTTTGGCCATGTTTGCCCGGCGTCTGGGGGCAAAACTTGCGGTGGGTACCGAAATCGATCCGCTGACCATTCCCTG
Proteins encoded in this window:
- the eno gene encoding phosphopyruvate hydratase, which codes for MASKIKSVVARQILDSRGNPSLEVDVTLENGVKGHAAVPSGASTGEREACELRDGDKKTYCGKGTLTAVKNVNTKIAKKIIGMDPAKQTEVDDAMIALDGNRMLKNTLGANAILGVSMAVCCAAANDAKMPLYQYIAKLHGTKKLTLPCPMCNVINGGAHSSAPIDFQEFMIAPVGAKTFSKGLQMVTEIFHALKAVLKKAGFDTTVGDEGGFAPGVSIKPAKNKFGYEITGVMTLEKALDALKAATTNAGYKFGTDIKIALDVASSEFCDKNTKKGKPETYTFKKSTKKTVKSADMVKLYEKLIDKYSIFSIEDGLDEADWAGWKVMTDKLGGKINLVGDDLFVTNPTIFDEGIKAGIANAILIKVNQVGSVSETLAAIKRAQNEGYAPIVSHRSGETEDTFIADLAVGTAAGQIKTGSLSRTDRVCKYNRLLRIEEELGKAAVYAGDPRKACKAPAKKAACKKCK
- a CDS encoding 50S ribosomal protein L11 methyltransferase, encoding MKKVDMWYKAEGYCAVEDFELASYLLFEAGVATLEELDPKADGRTDFCFYTDDKAERDRIVGEFPQYNWTLSEEPAKDWDKWWRDRAQPVSVSPHLWVRPPWVEFTPEDPEAVVLELEAKTAFGTGEHDTTSSCAALMESVNFKGKTVLDIGTGTGILAMFARRLGAKLAVGTEIDPLTIPCIAENFERNGFGTSDCVLGFLDAFKDGTKFDVILCNMIRSELWPLRDDIEDLLAPGGELIISGQLLTEKDYILKWFEEAGFKVKQERISTEWWSVLAHS
- the rpsL gene encoding 30S ribosomal protein S12 — translated: MPTIQQLVRNGREQISNKTASVALKSCPQKRGVCTRVYTSTPKKPNSALRKIARVRLSNKMEVTAYIPGEGHNLQEHSIVLIRGGRVKDVPGVRYHIIRGALDTQAVNGRQNGRSKYGVKKKGAAPAKK
- the rpsG gene encoding 30S ribosomal protein S7, which gives rise to MSRRRKALHRSILPDPRYKSTLVTELVGVVLKQGKKTIAEQIVYTALEKLGQKLEGPETPLEKFEICLDNIKPKVEVKSRRVGGANYQVPMEVAPDRAKALALRWLLDAARSRNEANMADRLAAELVAAKNGEGNAVRKKNDTHKMAEANKAFAHFRF
- the rpoC gene encoding DNA-directed RNA polymerase subunit beta', translating into MSEEMIEQTENTGDISIHLAAPDLIRYWSYGEVTKPETINYRSFKPERDGLFCEKIFGPVKNWECNCGKFKRVRYKGVICDRCGVEVTHSKVRRERMGHIELSIPLAHTWFVKNQPCVIGALLNLNTKDLEHVIYYEKYVVIDPGDTDLEERSLIDETQYQDLVAEGRKFDAKMGASAIKQLLDRLDLTKLSEELRLQATSKSKTKRDESVKRLKIVEAFKKSQMESFRSYYNNPDGSRDSGKAWLKGLAEAVAEFKADYESKHDNFVLADAYEEFRSKYKNEAKLLANQPSWMILDVLPVIPPDLRPLVPLEGGRFATSDLNELYRRVINRNNRLKKLIDIRAPNVILCNEKRMLQEAVDQLFDSGRRSARAGGARPLKSLAELLKGKQGRFRMNLLGKRVDYSGRSVIVVGPELKMHQCGLPKRMALELYKPFIIQRLEEDGIVYTLKSAKKYVDAERPEVWDILEEIIEDHPVMLNRAPTLHRLGIQAFYPKLIEGNAIRLHPLVCTAFNADFDGDQMAVHLPLSFETQLECRVLMLSSNNILHPASGQPIAVPGQDIVLGLYYLTKPRPGRKGEGMHFYDPAEAVRAYENGVVDLNAIVYLRLPAGRKIYMGALEKDAVCLRESADDNGNIEVSVKAGEKIKFLTLTDVNVIKTTVGRIIFNEFVPKELGYANETFGKKVIAKSIDDLYRRTGNRVTVDYLDDLKANGYQWATRAGSSVAIAEMVIPEEKQAMLDAATEKVNQIRGLYEDGVITDGERYNQIIDVWSRTTTDVANKQWDLLSRDRDGFNPVYMMADSGARGSREQIKQLSGMRGLMQKPIKQLGGQEVIENPIKSCFREGLNVMEYFISSHGARKGLADTALKTADAGYLTRRLVDVGQDLVVTEADCGTTQGIEVSAFKDGDDTVIPLEERLLGRAPIEDIKHPVTGEVIVKAGELVTERDLPKISASGLEHITMRSVLTCESRTGVCAKCYGRMLASGRPVDLGEAVGVLAAQSIGEPGTQLTLRTFHIGGASSRLTVENNKKATVDGRVELEQVETVDHEGQKVVVSRMGELVIFDTTGINKGRYQIPYGAILKVANNDSVQKGQEMFEWDPYNSPIISNVAGTIKFMDLVENATFRVEKDEVTEVETWIVISDKRGKRRPAISIVDAGNNKVGHFMLPDGAILTVKDGDSVTIGQTVAKLPRAAGKTRDITGGLPRVAELFEARCPKNKAFIAPMDGLVSYGDDVRGNQKVIIQMDDKKEEVLVPHGVHLAVNEGDRVRAGQKISEGSVDPHDILDVLGPEDVQRHLVNEIQAVYRLQGVAIADKHIECIVRQMMRKVRIEDSGDSELLPGEEISKARLRAINDQLIAAGKTPATFTPMLLGITKASLATDSFISACSFQETTKILTRASIEGSVDPLMGLKENVIMGRLIPCGTGARHLRNVQVVDADAEMEERKRLQAVQAEHYSTDSAIQMLDNEIGISDEEEGE